In Ovis aries strain OAR_USU_Benz2616 breed Rambouillet unplaced genomic scaffold, ARS-UI_Ramb_v3.0 scaffold_1171, whole genome shotgun sequence, the sequence CGCCCCGCCTCGTTTGGCTCCGCCCTCCTTGGCTGGCGCGGTGCGCCTCCCGGCCGGCCGCGCTCCCGCTCTGCTCCGCGGCCCGCCTTGGCGCGTTGCTGGCGCGCGGCTGCTCTGCCTGGGCGCGCCTTGCCCCGCTTGCTCACCCGCTCGGCTTCTTCCGGCGGCgcggctgcgcgcggctgggcgcGCCCTGGGCCCTCCTGCCtccgctccgctcctgccttgcctttgccccTCGGCCCCGGCGTCCTTGGGGCGGGCTTCGGGGACGGTGGCTTGCCCCTGCCCGGGCTCGCCGGGCGCTCTGTGTGCGCGCCGGGCGGGCTCGTGCGGGCTCCTcccgccgttgcttggccgcccgcCTCCGCGCTGCCCGGAGTGCCCGGCTcccgggtccctggctggggtctgccgcCCCCACCCCGGCGGCTGCCTCCCTGGGCGCCCGCCGCTGCCTCCACGTCGCTTCCCTCGCGCTCTCCTCCCGCAGCGCCGTGTGCCGCTggtggggcctgccctgcgtgcctgggctcccccCCGCCCAGCTCCGGGCCGCCGCCCCTGCGCCCGCCGCCTGCCCAGGCGCCGGCGCCCCCTGGCCGCCGTGGGCTGGCGGGGCGGCGCCTCCTCGGGGCGCGCGGCCGCCCGCCTCGTTTGGCTCCGCCCTCCTTGGCTGGCGCCGCGTGCGCCTCCGGCCGGCGCGCTCCCCTCTGCTCCGCGGCCCGCTCTGGCCGGGTTGCTGGCGCGCGGCTGCTCTGCCTGGGCGCGCCTTGCCCCGCTTGCCTCCGCTCGCTTCCTTCCCCGGCCGGCGCGGCTGCGCGCGGCTGGCGCGCGCCCTGGCGCCTTCCTGCCCTCCGCTCCGCTCCTGCTTGCCTTGCACCTCGGCCCCCGGCGTCCTTGGGCGGGCttcggggccggtggcttgccccCTGCCCGGGCTCCGCGGCGCGCTCTGTGTGGCGGGGCCGGGCTCGTGCCGGGCTCCTcccgccgttgcttggccgcccgcTCCGCGCTGCCCGGCGTGCCCCGGCTCCCGGgtcctggctggggtctgccgcCCCCCCCCCGGCGGCTGCCTCCTGGGCGCCCGCCGCTGCCTCCCCCGTCGCTTCCctcgcgctctcctccccagccggCCGTGTGccgctggttggggcctgccctgcgtgcctggctCCCGCCCACCGCCCACGCCGGGCCCCGCCCCTGCGCCCGCCTGCGGCGGCGCCAGCGCCCCCCTGGAGCCGCGTGAGGCTGCGGGGCGGCGCGCCTCCTCGCGGCCGCGCGGCCGCCCCGCCTCGTTTGGCTCGCCCTCCTTGGCTGGCGCGCGTGCGCCTCCCGGCCGGCGGCTCCCGCTCTGCTCCGCGCCCGCTCTGGCCGCGTTGCTGGCGCgagctgctctgccctgggcgcgcCTTGCCCGCCTTGCCTCCCGCTCGGCTTCCTTCCCGGCCGGCgccggctgcgcgcggctgggcgcCGCCCTGGCGCCTTCCTGCCCtccgctccgctcctgccttgcctttgccctGGCCCCCGGCGTCCTTGGGCGGGCttcggggccggtggcttgccccTGCCCGGGCTCCCGCCCAGAGCTCTGTGTGCGCGGGCAGGGCTCGTGCCGGGCTCCTccgccgttgcttggccgcccgcCTCCGCGCTGCCCGGCGTGCCCCGGCTCCCCGGgtcctggctggggtctgccgcCCCACCCGGCGGCTGCCTCCCTGGGCGCCCCGCCGCTGCTCCCCCCGTCGCTTCCTCGCGCTCTCTCCCCCGCCGCGCCGTGTGccgctggttggggcctgccctgcgtgcctgggctccccgCCCGCCCGCTCCGGGCGCCGCCCTGCGCCGCCCTGCCGGCGGCGCCGCGCGCCCCCCTGGCCGCCGCGTGCCGGCTGGCGGGGCGGCGCGCCTCCTCGCGGGAGCCGGGCGCCCCGCCTCGTTTGGCTCCCGCCCTCCTTGGCTGGCGCCGCGTGCGCCTCCCGGCCGGCCGCGCTCCCGCTCTGCTCCGGGCCCGCTCTGGCGCGTTGCTGGCGCGGCTGCTCTGCCTGGGCGCGCCTTGCCCCGACTTGCTCCCGCTCGGCTTCCTTCCCGGCCGGCgccggctgcgcgcggctgggcgcCCCCCTGGCGCCTTCCTGCCtccgctccgctcctgccttgcctttgcacctcgCCCCCGGCGTCCTTGGGGCGGGCttcggggccggtggcttgccccCTGCCCGGGCTCCCGCGGCGCTCTGTGTGTGCGCGCCGGCGGGCTCGTGCCGGGCTCCTCCCGCCGTTGCTTGGCGCCCCGCTCCGCGCTGCCCGGCGTGCCCCGGCTcccgggtccctggctggggtctgcgcCCCCCCCCCGGCGGCTGCCTCCTGGGCGCCCGCCGCTGCCTCCCCCCGTCGCTTCCCTCGCGCTCTCCTCCCCCCGCGCCGTGTGccgctggttggggcctgcccctgcgtgcctggccgcccccgccccgctccGGGCCCGCCGCCCCTGCGCCCCGCCTGCCGGCGGCGCGCGCGCCCCCCTGGCCGCGCGTGCACCGGCTGGGGCGGCGGCCTCCTCGCGGGCCGCCGGGGCCCCGCCTCGTTTGGCTCGCCTCCTTGGCTGGCGCCGCGTGCGCCTCCCGGCCGGCCGCGCTCCCGCTCTGCTCCGCGCGCTGCCGCTTGCGCGgcggctgctctgccctggcgCGCCTTGCCCAGCCTTGCCTCCCGCTCGGCTTCCTTCCCCGGAGGGCAGCTGCGCGCGGCTGGGCCCGCCCTGGCGCCTTCCTGCCCTCcgccgctcctgccttgcctttgccctCGGCccggcgtccttggggagggctgggGCCGGTGGCTTGCCCTGCCCCGGGCTCCCGCCGGCCGCGCTCTGTGTGCGCGCCGGCCGGGCTCGTGccgggctcctccagccgttgcttggccgcccagccTCCGCGCTGCACGGAGTGCCCAGGCTcccgggtccctggctggggtctgcgcCCCCCCCGGCGGCTGCCTCCCTGGGCCCCGCTGCCTCCCCCCCGTCGCTTCCCTCGCGCTCTCTCCCGCCGCgccgtgtgcagctggttggggcctgccctgcgtgcctgggctcccgccccccgccccctccggGCGCAGCCCCTGCGCCGCCTGCGGGCGGACGCCCCCACTGGCGCCGCGTGCACGGCTGGCGGGGCGGCGCGCCTCCTCGCGGGCCGCCGCGGCAGCCCGCCTCGTTTGGCTCGCCCTCCTTGGCTGGCGCCGCGTGCGCCTCCCGGCCGGCCGCGCTCCCGCTCTGCTCGCGGCCCGTCTGGCGCGTTGCTGGCGcgggctgctctgccctgggcgcgcCTTGCCCCGCCTTGCCTCCCGCTCGGCTTCCTTCGGCCGgcgcaggctgcgcgcggctgggccGCCCCCTGGCGCCTTCCTgccctcagctccgctcctgccttgcctttgccccTCGGCCCCGGCGTCCTTGGGGGGGCTtcgggccggtggcttgcacactgccacgGGCTCCGCAGCAGCAGCGCTCTGTGTGCGCGCGAGGCCGGGCTCGTGCCGGGCTCCTccgccgttgcttggccgcccgcCTCCGCGCTGCCGGCGTGCCCCCGGCTCCccgggccctggctggggtctgccgcccccccccccgcgctGCCTCCCTGGGCGCCCCGCCGCTGCCTCCCCCCCGTCGCTTCCCTCGCGCTCTCCCCCCCGCCGCGCCGTGTGccgctggttggggcctgcccctgcgtgcctgggctccccgccccgcccccgctccgGGCCGCCGCCCCTGCGCCCGCCCCGCGGCGGCGCCGCGCGCCCCCCCACTGGCCGCCGCGTGCCCGGCTGGCGGGGCGGCGCGCCTCCTCGCGGGCCGCCCGGCCGCCCGCCTCGTTTGGCTCCCGCCCTCCTTGGCTGGCGCCGCGTGCGCCTCCGGCCGGCGCGCTCCCGCTCTGCTCCGCGGCCCGCTCTGGCCGCGTTGCTGGCGCGCGGCTGCTCTGCCCCTGGGCGCGCCTTGCCCCGCCTTGCCTCCCCGCTCGGCTCCTTCCCCGGCCGGCgccggctgcgcgcggctgggcgcCGCCCCTGGCGCCTTCCTGCCCtccgctccgctcctgccttgcctttgccccTCGGCCCCCGCTCCTTGGGCGGGCttcggggccggtggcttgccccCTGCCCCGGGCTCCCGCCGGCCGCGCTCTGTGTGCGCGCCGGCCCGGGCTCGTGCCGGGCTCCTcccgccgttgcttggccgccccgCCTCCGCGCTGCCCGGCGTGCCCCGGCTcccgggtccctggctggggtctgccgccccccccccccgcggcTGCCTCCCTGGGCGCCCCGCCCTGCCTCCCCCCCGTCGCTTCCCTCGCGCTCTCCTCCCCCGCCGCGCCGTGTGCCGCTGgttgggcctgcccctgcgtgcctgggctcccgccccccccccccgctccgGGCCCGCCGCCCCTGCGCCCCGCCCTGCCGGCGGCGCCGCGCGCCCCCCCTGGCCGCCGCGTGCCCGGCTGGCGGGGCGGCGCGCCTCCTCGCGggccgccgcggccgccccgCCTCGTTTGGCTCCCGCCCTCCTTGGCTGGCGCCGCGTGCGCCTCCCGGCCGGCCGCGCTCCCGCTCTGCTCCGCGGCCCGCTCTGGCCGCGTTGCTGGCGcgcggctgctctgccctgggcgcgcCTTGCCCCGCCTTGCCTCCCCGCTCGGCTTCCTTCCCGGCCGGCgccggctgcgcgcggctgggcgcCGCCCCTGGCGCCTTCCTGCCCtccgctccgctcctgccttgcctttgccccTCGGCCCCCGGCGTCCTTGGGGCGGGCttcggggccggtggcttgccccCTGCCCCGGGCTCCCGCCGGCCGCGCTCTGTGTGCGCGCCGGCCCGGGCTCGTGCCGGGCTCCTcccgccgttgcttggccgccccgCCTCCGCGCTGCCCGGCGTGCCCCCGGCTCcccgggtccctggctggggtctgccgccccccccccccggcggCTGCCTCCCTGGGCGCCCCGCCGCTGCCTCCCCCCCGTCGCTTCCCTCGCGCTCTCCTCCCCCGCCGCGCCGTGTGccgctggttggggcctgcccctgcgtgcctgggctcccgccccccgcccccgctccgggcccgccgcccctgccccgccctgcCGGCGGCGCCGCGCGCCCCCCCTGGCCGCCGCGTGCCCGGCTGGCGGGGCGGCGCGCCTCCTCGCGggccgccgcggccgccccgCCTCGTTTGGCTCCCGCCCTCCTTGGCTGGCGCCGCGTGCGCCTCCCGGCCGGCCGCGCTCCCGCTCTGCTCCGCGGCCCGCTCTGGCCGCGTTGCTGGCGcgcggctgctctgccctgggcgcgcCTTGCCCCGCCTTGCCTCCCCGCTCGGCTTCCTTCCCCGGCCGGCgccggctgcgcgcggctgggcgcCGCCCCTGGCGCCTTCCTGCCCtccgctccgctcctgccttgcctttgccccTCGGCCCCCGGCGTCCTTGGGGCGGGCttcggggccggtggcttgccccCTGCCCCGGGCTCCCGCCGGCCGCGCTCTGTGTGCGCGCCGGCCCGGGCTCGTGCCGGGCTCCTcccgccgttgcttggccgccccgCCTCCGCGCTGCCCGGCGTGCCCCCGGCTCcccgggtccctggctggggtctgccgcccccccccccggcgGCTGCCTCCCTGGGCGCCCCGCCGCTGCCTCCCCCCGTCGCTTCCCTCGCGCTCTCCTCCCCCGCCGCGCCGTGTGccgctggttggggcctgcccctgcgtgcctgggctcccgcccccgcccccgctccgGGCCCGCCGCCCCTGCGCCCCGCCCTGCCGGCGGCGCCCGCGCCCCCCCCTGGCCGCCGCGTGCCCGGCTGGCGGGGCGGCGCGCCTCCTCGCGggccgccgcggccgccccgCCTCGTTTGGCTCCCGCCCTCCTTGGCTGGCGCCGCGTGCGCCTCCCGGCCGGCCGCGCTCCCGCTCTGCTCCGCGGCCCGCTCTGGCCGCGTTGCTGGCGcgcggctgctctgccctgggcgcgcCTTGCCCCGCCTTGCCTCCCCGCTCGGCTTCCTTCCCCGGCCGGCgccggctgcgcgcggctgggcgcCGCCCCTGGCGCCTTCCTGCCCtccgctccgctcctgccttgcctttgccccTCGGCCCCCGGCGTCCTTGGGCGGGCttcggggccggtggcttgccccCTGCCCCGGGCTCCCGCCGGCCGCGCTCTGTGTGCGCGCCGCCCGGGCTCGTGCCGGGCTCCTcccgccgttgcttggccgccccgCCTCCGCGCTGCCCGGCGTGCCCCCGGCTCcccgggtccctggctggggtctgccgccccccccccccggcggCTGCCTCCCTGGGCGCCCCGCCGCTGCCTCCCCCCCGTCGCTTCCCTCGCGCTCTCCTCCCCCGCCGCGCCGTGTGccgctggttggggcctgcccctgcgtgcctgggctcccgccccccgcccccgctccggGCCCGCCGCCCCTGCGCCCCGCCCTGCCGGCGGCGCCGCGCGCCCCCCCTGGCCGCCGCGTGCCCGGCTGGCGGGGCGGCGCGCCTCCTCGCGggccgccgcggccgccccgCCTCGTTTGGCTCCCGCCCTCCTTGGCTGGCGCCGCGTGCGCCTCCCGGCCGGCCGCGCTCCCGCTCTGCTCCGCGGCCCGCTCTGGCCGCGTTGCTGGCGcgcggctgctctgccctgggcgcgcCTTGCCCCGCCTTGCCTCCCCGCTCGGCTTCCTTCCCCGGCCGGCgccggctgcgcgcggctgggcgcCGCCCCTGGCGCCTTCCTGCCCtccgctccgctcctgccttgcctttgccccTCGGCCCCCGGCGTCCTTGGGGCGGGCttcggggccggtggcttgccccCTGCCCCGGGCTCCCGCCGGCCGCGCTCTGTGTGCGCGCCGGCCCGGGCTCGTGCCGGGCTCCTcccgccgttgcttggccgccccgCCTCCGCGCTGCCCGGCGTGCCCCCGGCTCcccgggtccctggctggggtctgccgcCCCCCCCCCGGCGGCTGCCTCCCTGGGCGCCCCGCCGCTGCCTCCCCCCCGTCGCTTCCCTCGCGCTCTCCTCCCCCGCCGCGCCGTGTGccgctggttggggcctgcccctgcgtgcctgggctcccgccccccgcccccgctccggGCCCGCCGCCCCTGCGCCCCGCCCTGCCGGCGGCGCCGCGCGCCCCCCTGGCCGCCGCGTGCCCGGCTGGCGGGGCGGCGCGCCTCCTCGCGggccgccgcggccgccccgCCTCGTTTGGCTCCCGCCCTCCTTGGCTGGCGCCGCGTGCGCCTCCCGGCCGGCCGCGCTCCCGCTCTGCTCCGCGGCCCGCTCTGGCCGCGTTGCTGGCGcgcggctgctctgccctgggcgcgcCTTGCCCCGCCTTGCCTCCCCGCTCGGCTTCCTTCCCCGGCCGGCgccggctgcgcgcggctgggcgcCGCCCCTGGCGCCTTCCTGCCCtccgctccgctcctgccttgcctttgccccTCGGCCCCCGGCGTCCTTGGGGCGGGCttcggggccggtggcttgccccCTGCCCCGGGCTCCCGCCGGCCGCGCTCTGTGTGCGCGCCGGCCCGGGCTCGTGCCGGGCTCCTcccgccgttgcttggccgccccgCCTCCGCGCTGCCCGGCGTGCCCCCGGCTCcccgggtccctggctggggtctgccgcccccccccccggcgGCTGCCTCCCTGGGCGCCCCGCCGCTGCCTCCCCCCGTCGCTTCCCTCGCGCTCTCCTCCCCCGCCGCGCCGTGTGccgctggttggggcctgcccctgcgtgcctgggctcccgccccccgcccccgctccggGCCCGCCGCCCCTGCGCCCCGCCCTGCCGGCGGCGCCGCGCGCCCCCCCTGGCCGCCGCGTGCCCGGCTGGCGGGGCGGCGCGCCTCCTCGCGggccgccgcggccgccccgCCTCGTTTGGCTCCCGCCCTCCTTGGCTGGCGCCGCGTGCGCCTCCCGGCCGGCCGCGCTCCCGCTCTGCTCCGCGGCCCGCTCTGGCCGCGTTGCTGGCGcgcggctgctctgccctgggcgcgcCTTGCCCCGCCTTGCCTCCCCGCTCGGCTTCCTTCCCCGGCCGGCgccggctgcgcgcggctgggcgcCGCCCCTGGCGCCTTCCTGCCCtccgctccgctcctgccttgcctttgccccTCGGCCCCCGGCGTCCTTGGGGCGGGCttcggggccggtggcttgccccCTGCCCCGGGCTCCCGCCGGCCGCGCTCTGTGTGCGCGCCGGCCCGGGCTCGTGCCGGGCTCCTcccgccgttgcttggccgccccgCCTCCGCGCTGCCCGGCGTGCCCCCGGCTCcccgggtccctggctggggtctgccgcccccccccccggcgGCTGCCTCCCTGGGCGCCCCGCCGCTGCCTCCCCCCGTCGCTTCCCTCGCGCTCTCCTCCCCCGCCGCGCCGTGTGccgctggttggggcctgcccctgcgtgcctgggctcccgcccccgcccccgctccgGGCCCGCCGCCCCTGCGCCCCGCCCTGCCGGCGGCGCCGCGCGCCCCCCCTGGCCGCCGCGTGCCCGGCTGGCGGGGCGGCGCGCCTCCTCGCGggccgccgcggccgccccgCCTCGTTTGGCTCCCGCCCTCCTTGGCTGGCGCCGCGTGCGCCTCCCGGCCGGCCGCGCTCCCGCTCTGCTCCGCGGCCCGCTCTGGCCGCGTTGCTGGCGcgcggctgctctgccctgggcgcgcCTTGCCCCGCCTTGCCTCCCCGCTCGGCTTCCTTCCCCGGCCGGCgccggctgcgcgcggctgggcgcCGCCCCTGGCGCCTTCCTGCCCtccgctccgctcctgccttgcctttgccccTCGGCCCCCGGCGTCCTTGGGGCGGGCttcggggccggtggcttgccccCTGCCCCGGGCTCCCGCCGGCCGCGCTCTGTGTGCGCGCCGGCCCGGGCTCGTGCCGGGCTCCTcccgccgttgcttggccgccccgCCTCCGCGCTGCCCGGCGTGCCCCCGGCTCcccgggtccctggctggggtctgccgcCCCCCCCCCGGCGGCTGCCTCCCTGGGCGCCCCGCCGCTGCCCCCCCCGTCGCTTCCCTCGCGCTCTCCTCCCCCGCCGCGCCGTGTGccgctggttggggcctgcccctgcgtgcctgggctcccgcccccgCCTCCGGGCCCGCCGCCCCTGCGCCCCGCCCTGCCGGCGGCGCCGCGCGCCCCCCCTGGCCGCCGCGTGCCCGGCTGGCGGGGCGGCGCGCCTCCTCGCGggccgccgcggccgccccgCCTCGTTTGGCTCCCGCCCTCCTTGGCTGGCGCCGCGTGCGCCTCCCGGCCGGCCGCGCTCCCGCTCTGCTCCGCGGCCCGCTCTGGCCGCGTTGCTGGCGcgcggctgctctgccctgggcgcgcCTTGCCCCGCCTTGCCTCCCCGCTCGGCTTCCTTCCCCGGCCGGCgccggctgcgcgcggctgggcgcCGCCCCTGGCGCCTTCCTGCCCtccgctccgctcctgccttgcctttgccccTCGGCCCCCGGCGTCCTTGGGGCGGGCttcggggccggtggcttgccccCTGCCCCGGGCTCCCGCCGGCCGCGCTCTGTGTGCGCGCCGGCCCGGGCTCGTGCCGGGCTCCTcccgccgttgcttggccgccccgCCTCCGCGCTGCCCGGCGTGCCCCCGGCTCcccgggtccctggctggggtctgccgcCCCCCCCCCGGCGGCTGCCTCCCTGGGCGCCCCGCCGCTGCCTCCCCCCCGTCGCTTCCCTCGCGCTCTCCTCCCCCGCCGCGCCGTGTGccgctggttggggcctgcccctgcgtgcctgggctccccccccgcccccgctccggGCCCGCCGCCCCTGCGCCCCGCCCTGCCGGCGGCGCCGCGCGCCCCCCCTGGCCGCCGCGTGCCCGGCTGGCGGGGCGGCGCGCCTCCTCGCGggccgccgcggccgccccgCCTCGTTTGGCTCCCGCCCTCCTTGGCTGGCGCCGCGTGCGCCTCCCGGCCGGCCGCGCTCCCGCTCTGCTCCGCGGCCCGCTCTGGCCGCGTTGCTGGCGcgcggctgctctgccctgggcgcgcCTTGCCCCGCCTTGCCTCCCCGCTCGGCTTCCTTCCCCGGCCGGCgccggctgcgcgcggctgggcgcCGCCCCTGGCGCCTTCCTGCCCtccgctccgctcctgccttgcctttgccccTCGGCCCCCGGCGTCCTTGGGGCGGGCttcggggccggtggcttgccccCTGCCCCGGGCTCCCGCCGGCCGCGCTCTGTGTGCGCGCCGGCCCGGGCTCGTGCCGGGCTCCTcccgccgttgcttggccgccccgCCTCCGCGCTGCCCGGCGTGCCCCCGGCTCcccgggtccctggctgg encodes:
- the LOC132659097 gene encoding basic proline-rich protein-like, with the protein product AVCRWWGLPCVPGLPPAQLRAAAPAPAACPGAGAPWPPWAGGAAPPRGARPPASFGSALLGWRRVRLRPARSPLLRGPLWPGCWRAAALPGRALPRLPPLASFPGRRGCARLARALAPSCPPLRSCLPCTSAPGVLGRASGPVACPLPGLRGALCVAGPGSCRAPPAVAWPPAPRCPACPGSRVLAGVCRPPPGGCLLGARRCLPRRFPRALLPSRPCAAGWGLPCVPGSRPPPTPGPAPAPACGGASAPLEPREAAGRRASSRPRGRPASFGSPSLAGARAPPGRRLPLCSAPALAALLARAALPWARLARLASRSASFPAGAGCARLGAALAPSCPPLRSCLAFALAPGVLGRASGPVACPCPGSRPELCVRGQGSCRAPPPLLGRPPPRCPACPGSPGPGWGLPPHPAAASLGAPPLLPPSLPRALSPAAPCAAGWGLPCVPGLPARPLRAPPCAALPAAPRAPLAAACRLAGRRASSREPGAPPRLAPALLGWRRVRLPAGRAPALLRARSGALLARLLCLGAPCPDLLPLGFLPGRRRLRAAGRPPGAFLPPLRSCLAFAPRPRRPWGGLRGRWLAPCPGSRGALCVRAGGLVPGSSRRCLAPRSALPGVPRLPGPWLGSAPPPRRLPPGRPPLPPPVASLALSSPRAVCRWLGPAPACLAAPAPLRARRPCAPPAGGARAPLAARAPAGAAASSRAAGAPPRLARLLGWRRVRLPAGRAPALLRALPLARRLLCPGAPCPALPPARLPSPEGSCARLGPPWRLPALRRSCLAFALGPASLGRAGAGGLPCPGLPPAALCVRAGRARAGLLQPLLGRPASALHGVPRLPGPWLGSAPPPAAASLGPAASPPSLPSRSLPPRRVQLEAQRAPPWPPRARLAGRRASSRAAEAPSLVWLKPSLAGAECASRAAELPLCSEARSGSVAGARLLCPGRALPRLASSSASFPGRRRLRAAGRRPWRLPALSSAPALPLHLGPRRPGAGFGAGGLPPAKGSRRPRSVCAPARARAGLLQPLLGRPASALPGVPPAPRVPGWGLPPPPGGCLPGRPAAASPPSLPSRSPPRSDVCRCSASFPAGAGCARLGDAPGAFLPSAPLLPCLCPSAPGVLGAGFGAGGLPPAPGSAGRALCARRPGLVPGSSRRCLAAQTPRCPACPRLPGSLAGVCRPPTRRLPPWAPRRCLHP